The Balaenoptera acutorostrata chromosome 15, mBalAcu1.1, whole genome shotgun sequence genome contains a region encoding:
- the L3MBTL1 gene encoding lethal(3)malignant brain tumor-like protein 1 isoform X6 gives MEGHAEIEMLGTLKGPSTGEVSVHLVARDSPGSGSHLPAAAFIIPASSATLGLPSSALDVSCFPREQIHVGTPERVAGSVPVTATVLPQLSAGPAASPSTVRLLEWTEAAAPPSRSGLRFQISEYAPPNMVGAEQPPSPELRREGVAEYEDGEALAGGGDAGPQQPEDLPQDPPEDNPQDPPEEDDGTCQCQACGPQQGAGPDPGAANDGCPQLFQERSVIVENSSGQNNSCTSASELLKPMKKRKHREYQSLSEEESDPEAMEKQEEGKDPEGQPTTSTPESEEWNSSQPASGEKKEGWSWESYLEEQEAITAPVSLFQDYQAVTHNKNGFKPGMKLEGIDPQHPSMYFILTVAEVCGYRLRLHFDGYSECHDFWINASSPDIHPAGWFEKTGHKLQPPKGYKEEEFSWSHYLRSTRTQAAPKHLFVSQSHSPPPLGFQVGMKLEAVDRMNPSLICVASVTDVVDSRFLVHFDNWDDTYDYWCDPSSPYIHPVGWCQKQGKPLTPPQDYPDPDSFCWEKYLEETGASAVPAWAFKVRPPHSFLVNMKLEAVDRRNPALIRVASVEDVEDHRIKLHFDGWSHAYDFWIDADHPDLHPAGWCSKTGHPLQPPLRPREPSSASPGGCPPLSCRSLPQTRTSKYSFHHRKCPTPGCDGSGHVTGKFTAHHCLSGCPLAERNQSRLKAELSDTEALARKRNLSGFCLRKKPRHHSRCGGQGCRASSPPGPGQALIPCHGPGPSLSRIGRPPKYQKIPQEDFPTLTTDVMHQSLFMSALSAHPDRSLSACWEQHCRLLPGVAGISASTVAKWTINEVFGFVQTLTGCEDQARLFKDENSS, from the exons ATGGAGGGGCATGCTGAAATAGAGATGCTGGGGACACTGAAGGGGCCCTCCACAGGGGAGGTCAGCGTGCACCTGGTGGCCAGAGACAGCCCAGGTTCCGGCTCTCACCTGCCCGCTGCTGCCTTTATCATTCCAG CCAGCTCGGCCACCCTTGGTCTGCCCAGCAGTGCCCTGGATGTGTCCTGCTTTCCGCGGGAGCAGATCCATGTGGGCACCCCGGAGCGAGTGGCTGGCAGCGTACCTGTCACCGCCACCGTTCTGCCACAGTTAAGCGCTGGGCCGGCGGCCAGCCCCAGCACAGTGCGGCTCCTGGAGTGGACCGAGGCCGCGGCCCCGCCTTCTAGGAGTGGCCTGCGG TTCCAGATAAGCGAATACGCACCGCCGAACATGGTAGGAGCGGAGCAGCCCCCAAGCCCCGAGCTGCGGCGGGAAGGCGTGGCCGAGTACGAAGATGGCGAGGCCCTGGCGGGAGGTGGCGATGCGGGCCCCCAACAGCCGG AAGACCTCCCCCAGGACCCTCCAGAAGATAACCCTCAGGACCCGCCAGAGGAGGATGATGGCACCTGCCAGTGCCAGGCGTGTGGGCCTCAGCAAGGCGCTGGTCCAGATCCTGGTGCCGCCAATGATGGCTGCCCCCAGCTGTTCCAGGAGCG GTCAGTCATAGTGGAGAACTCTTCAGGCCAGAACAACTCCTGCACCAGCGCTTCTGAGCTCCTCAAACCCATGAAGAAAAGGAAGCACAGGGAATATCAGAGCCTATCTGAGGAGGAGTCGGACCCGGAGGCCATG gagaagcaagaagaaggaaaggatCCAGAGGGACAACCCACCACTAGCACCCCAGAAAGTGAGGAGTGGAACAGCAGCCAGCCTG CCTCaggggagaagaaggaaggcTGGTCGTGGGAATCCTACCTTGAGGAGCAGGAGGCCATCACTGCCCCCGTCAGCCTCTTCCAGGAC TACCAGGCGGTCACCCATAACAAGAATGGCTTCAAACCGGGCATGAAGTTGGAAGGCATTGACCCTCAGCACCCAAGCATGTACTTCATCCTCACCGTGGCTGAG GTGTGTGGCTACCGCCTACGTCTGCACTTCGATGGGTATTCCGAGTGCCACGACTTCTGGATCAATGCCAGTTCCCCTGACATTCATCCCGCTGGCTGGTTTGAGAAGACAGGGCACAAGCTGCAGCCCCCCAAAG GTTACAAGGAGGAGGAGTTCAGCTGGAGCCATTACCTGCGCAGCACAAGAACCCAGGCTGCCCCCAAGCACCTGTTTGTGAGCCAGAGCCAC AGTCCCCCACCCCTGGGCTTCCAGGTGGGCATGAAGCTGGAGGCCGTGGACCGCATGAACCCATCCCTCATCTGTGTGGCCAGTGTGACCGACGTGGTGGACAGCCGCTTCCTGGTGCACTTTGACAACTGGGATGACACTTACGACTACTG GTGTGATCCCAGCAGCCCCTACATCCACCCGGTGGGCTGGTGCCAGAAGCAAGGAAAGCCCCTCACCCCTCCACAAG ACTACCCAGACCCTGACAGCTTCTGTTGGGAGAAATATCTGGAAGAAACTGGGGCCTCTGCCGTGCCCGCCTGGGCCTTCAAGGTG CGACCCCCGCACAGCTTCCTGGTCAACATGAAACTGGAGGCCGTGGACCGCAGGAACCCAGCCCTAATTCGTGTGGCCAGCGTGGAGGATGTGGAGGACCATCGGATAAAG CTCCACTTTGACGGCTGGAGTCACGCCTATGACTTCTGGATTGATGCCGACCACCCTGACCTCCACCCCGCGGGCTGGTGCTCCAAGACAGGGCATCCCCTGCAGCCTCCCCTCC gacccagagagcccagctctgcctccccTGGGGGCTGTCCCCCTCTCAGCTGTCGAAGCCTGCCACAGACCAGGACCTCCAAGTACAGCTTTCACCACCG AAAGTGCCCCACTCCTGGTTGTGATGGCTCTGGCCACGTCACAGGCAAGTTCACAGCCCACCACTGCCTCTCGGGCTGCCCACTGGCCGAGAGGAACCAGAGCCGGCTGAAGGCAGAGCTGTCCGACACGGAGGCCTTGGCCCGTAAGAGGAACCTCTCGGGCTTCTGCCTAAGGAAGAAGCCTCGCCATCACAGCCGGTGCGGAGGGCAAGGGTGCAGGGCCTCGAGTCCTcctgggccaggccaggccctCATTCCCTGCCACGGACCTGGTCCCTCTCTCTCCAGGATCGGACGCCCTCCAAAGTATCAGAAGATCCCACAGGAAGATTTCCCGA CACTGACCACTGACGTCATGCACCAGTCCCTCTTCATGTCGGCCCTGTCGGCCCACCCCGACCGGTCGCTGTCAGCGTGCTGGGAGCAGCACTGCAGGCTCCTGCCGGGAGTGGCGGGCATCTCGGCCTCGACAGTCGCCAAGTGGACCATCAATGAG GTCTTCGGCTTTGTTCAGACCCTGACAGGTTGTGAGGACCAAGCACGGCTCTTCAAAGATGAG
- the L3MBTL1 gene encoding lethal(3)malignant brain tumor-like protein 1 isoform X4 → MEGHAEIEMLGTLKGPSTGEVSVHLVARDSPGSGSHLPAAAFIIPASSATLGLPSSALDVSCFPREQIHVGTPERVAGSVPVTATVLPQLSAGPAASPSTVRLLEWTEAAAPPSRSGLRFQISEYAPPNMVGAEQPPSPELRREGVAEYEDGEALAGGGDAGPQQPEDLPQDPPEDNPQDPPEEDDGTCQCQACGPQQGAGPDPGAANDGCPQLFQERSVIVENSSGQNNSCTSASELLKPMKKRKHREYQSLSEEESDPEAMEKQEEGKDPEGQPTTSTPESEEWNSSQPASGEKKEGWSWESYLEEQEAITAPVSLFQDYQAVTHNKNGFKPGMKLEGIDPQHPSMYFILTVAEVCGYRLRLHFDGYSECHDFWINASSPDIHPAGWFEKTGHKLQPPKGYKEEEFSWSHYLRSTRTQAAPKHLFVSQSHSPPPLGFQVGMKLEAVDRMNPSLICVASVTDVVDSRFLVHFDNWDDTYDYWCDPSSPYIHPVGWCQKQGKPLTPPQDYPDPDSFCWEKYLEETGASAVPAWAFKVRPPHSFLVNMKLEAVDRRNPALIRVASVEDVEDHRIKLHFDGWSHAYDFWIDADHPDLHPAGWCSKTGHPLQPPLRPREPSSASPGGCPPLSCRSLPQTRTSKYSFHHRKCPTPGCDGSGHVTGKFTAHHCLSGCPLAERNQSRLKAELSDTEALARKRNLSGFCLRKKPRHHSRCGGQGCRASSPPGPGQALIPCHGPGPSLSRIGRPPKYQKIPQEDFPTLTTDVMHQSLFMSALSAHPDRSLSACWEQHCRLLPGVAGISASTVAKWTINEVFGFVQTLTGCEDQARLFKDEGFPASYNLYI, encoded by the exons ATGGAGGGGCATGCTGAAATAGAGATGCTGGGGACACTGAAGGGGCCCTCCACAGGGGAGGTCAGCGTGCACCTGGTGGCCAGAGACAGCCCAGGTTCCGGCTCTCACCTGCCCGCTGCTGCCTTTATCATTCCAG CCAGCTCGGCCACCCTTGGTCTGCCCAGCAGTGCCCTGGATGTGTCCTGCTTTCCGCGGGAGCAGATCCATGTGGGCACCCCGGAGCGAGTGGCTGGCAGCGTACCTGTCACCGCCACCGTTCTGCCACAGTTAAGCGCTGGGCCGGCGGCCAGCCCCAGCACAGTGCGGCTCCTGGAGTGGACCGAGGCCGCGGCCCCGCCTTCTAGGAGTGGCCTGCGG TTCCAGATAAGCGAATACGCACCGCCGAACATGGTAGGAGCGGAGCAGCCCCCAAGCCCCGAGCTGCGGCGGGAAGGCGTGGCCGAGTACGAAGATGGCGAGGCCCTGGCGGGAGGTGGCGATGCGGGCCCCCAACAGCCGG AAGACCTCCCCCAGGACCCTCCAGAAGATAACCCTCAGGACCCGCCAGAGGAGGATGATGGCACCTGCCAGTGCCAGGCGTGTGGGCCTCAGCAAGGCGCTGGTCCAGATCCTGGTGCCGCCAATGATGGCTGCCCCCAGCTGTTCCAGGAGCG GTCAGTCATAGTGGAGAACTCTTCAGGCCAGAACAACTCCTGCACCAGCGCTTCTGAGCTCCTCAAACCCATGAAGAAAAGGAAGCACAGGGAATATCAGAGCCTATCTGAGGAGGAGTCGGACCCGGAGGCCATG gagaagcaagaagaaggaaaggatCCAGAGGGACAACCCACCACTAGCACCCCAGAAAGTGAGGAGTGGAACAGCAGCCAGCCTG CCTCaggggagaagaaggaaggcTGGTCGTGGGAATCCTACCTTGAGGAGCAGGAGGCCATCACTGCCCCCGTCAGCCTCTTCCAGGAC TACCAGGCGGTCACCCATAACAAGAATGGCTTCAAACCGGGCATGAAGTTGGAAGGCATTGACCCTCAGCACCCAAGCATGTACTTCATCCTCACCGTGGCTGAG GTGTGTGGCTACCGCCTACGTCTGCACTTCGATGGGTATTCCGAGTGCCACGACTTCTGGATCAATGCCAGTTCCCCTGACATTCATCCCGCTGGCTGGTTTGAGAAGACAGGGCACAAGCTGCAGCCCCCCAAAG GTTACAAGGAGGAGGAGTTCAGCTGGAGCCATTACCTGCGCAGCACAAGAACCCAGGCTGCCCCCAAGCACCTGTTTGTGAGCCAGAGCCAC AGTCCCCCACCCCTGGGCTTCCAGGTGGGCATGAAGCTGGAGGCCGTGGACCGCATGAACCCATCCCTCATCTGTGTGGCCAGTGTGACCGACGTGGTGGACAGCCGCTTCCTGGTGCACTTTGACAACTGGGATGACACTTACGACTACTG GTGTGATCCCAGCAGCCCCTACATCCACCCGGTGGGCTGGTGCCAGAAGCAAGGAAAGCCCCTCACCCCTCCACAAG ACTACCCAGACCCTGACAGCTTCTGTTGGGAGAAATATCTGGAAGAAACTGGGGCCTCTGCCGTGCCCGCCTGGGCCTTCAAGGTG CGACCCCCGCACAGCTTCCTGGTCAACATGAAACTGGAGGCCGTGGACCGCAGGAACCCAGCCCTAATTCGTGTGGCCAGCGTGGAGGATGTGGAGGACCATCGGATAAAG CTCCACTTTGACGGCTGGAGTCACGCCTATGACTTCTGGATTGATGCCGACCACCCTGACCTCCACCCCGCGGGCTGGTGCTCCAAGACAGGGCATCCCCTGCAGCCTCCCCTCC gacccagagagcccagctctgcctccccTGGGGGCTGTCCCCCTCTCAGCTGTCGAAGCCTGCCACAGACCAGGACCTCCAAGTACAGCTTTCACCACCG AAAGTGCCCCACTCCTGGTTGTGATGGCTCTGGCCACGTCACAGGCAAGTTCACAGCCCACCACTGCCTCTCGGGCTGCCCACTGGCCGAGAGGAACCAGAGCCGGCTGAAGGCAGAGCTGTCCGACACGGAGGCCTTGGCCCGTAAGAGGAACCTCTCGGGCTTCTGCCTAAGGAAGAAGCCTCGCCATCACAGCCGGTGCGGAGGGCAAGGGTGCAGGGCCTCGAGTCCTcctgggccaggccaggccctCATTCCCTGCCACGGACCTGGTCCCTCTCTCTCCAGGATCGGACGCCCTCCAAAGTATCAGAAGATCCCACAGGAAGATTTCCCGA CACTGACCACTGACGTCATGCACCAGTCCCTCTTCATGTCGGCCCTGTCGGCCCACCCCGACCGGTCGCTGTCAGCGTGCTGGGAGCAGCACTGCAGGCTCCTGCCGGGAGTGGCGGGCATCTCGGCCTCGACAGTCGCCAAGTGGACCATCAATGAG GTCTTCGGCTTTGTTCAGACCCTGACAGGTTGTGAGGACCAAGCACGGCTCTTCAAAGATGAG GGCTTTCCAGCCTCATACAACTTGTACATTTGA
- the L3MBTL1 gene encoding lethal(3)malignant brain tumor-like protein 1 isoform X7: MEGHAEIEMLGTLKGPSTGEVSVHLVARDSPGSGSHLPAAAFIIPASSATLGLPSSALDVSCFPREQIHVGTPERVAGSVPVTATVLPQLSAGPAASPSTVRLLEWTEAAAPPSRSGLRFQISEYAPPNMVGAEQPPSPELRREGVAEYEDGEALAGGGDAGPQQPEDLPQDPPEDNPQDPPEEDDGTCQCQACGPQQGAGPDPGAANDGCPQLFQERSVIVENSSGQNNSCTSASELLKPMKKRKHREYQSLSEEESDPEAMEKQEEGKDPEGQPTTSTPESEEWNSSQPASGEKKEGWSWESYLEEQEAITAPVSLFQDYQAVTHNKNGFKPGMKLEGIDPQHPSMYFILTVAEVCGYRLRLHFDGYSECHDFWINASSPDIHPAGWFEKTGHKLQPPKGYKEEEFSWSHYLRSTRTQAAPKHLFVSQSHSPPPLGFQVGMKLEAVDRMNPSLICVASVTDVVDSRFLVHFDNWDDTYDYWCDPSSPYIHPVGWCQKQGKPLTPPQDYPDPDSFCWEKYLEETGASAVPAWAFKVRPPHSFLVNMKLEAVDRRNPALIRVASVEDVEDHRIKLHFDGWSHAYDFWIDADHPDLHPAGWCSKTGHPLQPPLRPREPSSASPGGCPPLSCRSLPQTRTSKYSFHHRKCPTPGCDGSGHVTGKFTAHHCLSGCPLAERNQSRLKAELSDTEALARKRNLSGFCLRKKPRHHSRCGGQGCRASSPPGPGQALIPCHGPGPSLSRIGRPPKYQKIPQEDFPNWLQQPSTTDGVASTEVYFLTLLEAGGPSSKDQQH, translated from the exons ATGGAGGGGCATGCTGAAATAGAGATGCTGGGGACACTGAAGGGGCCCTCCACAGGGGAGGTCAGCGTGCACCTGGTGGCCAGAGACAGCCCAGGTTCCGGCTCTCACCTGCCCGCTGCTGCCTTTATCATTCCAG CCAGCTCGGCCACCCTTGGTCTGCCCAGCAGTGCCCTGGATGTGTCCTGCTTTCCGCGGGAGCAGATCCATGTGGGCACCCCGGAGCGAGTGGCTGGCAGCGTACCTGTCACCGCCACCGTTCTGCCACAGTTAAGCGCTGGGCCGGCGGCCAGCCCCAGCACAGTGCGGCTCCTGGAGTGGACCGAGGCCGCGGCCCCGCCTTCTAGGAGTGGCCTGCGG TTCCAGATAAGCGAATACGCACCGCCGAACATGGTAGGAGCGGAGCAGCCCCCAAGCCCCGAGCTGCGGCGGGAAGGCGTGGCCGAGTACGAAGATGGCGAGGCCCTGGCGGGAGGTGGCGATGCGGGCCCCCAACAGCCGG AAGACCTCCCCCAGGACCCTCCAGAAGATAACCCTCAGGACCCGCCAGAGGAGGATGATGGCACCTGCCAGTGCCAGGCGTGTGGGCCTCAGCAAGGCGCTGGTCCAGATCCTGGTGCCGCCAATGATGGCTGCCCCCAGCTGTTCCAGGAGCG GTCAGTCATAGTGGAGAACTCTTCAGGCCAGAACAACTCCTGCACCAGCGCTTCTGAGCTCCTCAAACCCATGAAGAAAAGGAAGCACAGGGAATATCAGAGCCTATCTGAGGAGGAGTCGGACCCGGAGGCCATG gagaagcaagaagaaggaaaggatCCAGAGGGACAACCCACCACTAGCACCCCAGAAAGTGAGGAGTGGAACAGCAGCCAGCCTG CCTCaggggagaagaaggaaggcTGGTCGTGGGAATCCTACCTTGAGGAGCAGGAGGCCATCACTGCCCCCGTCAGCCTCTTCCAGGAC TACCAGGCGGTCACCCATAACAAGAATGGCTTCAAACCGGGCATGAAGTTGGAAGGCATTGACCCTCAGCACCCAAGCATGTACTTCATCCTCACCGTGGCTGAG GTGTGTGGCTACCGCCTACGTCTGCACTTCGATGGGTATTCCGAGTGCCACGACTTCTGGATCAATGCCAGTTCCCCTGACATTCATCCCGCTGGCTGGTTTGAGAAGACAGGGCACAAGCTGCAGCCCCCCAAAG GTTACAAGGAGGAGGAGTTCAGCTGGAGCCATTACCTGCGCAGCACAAGAACCCAGGCTGCCCCCAAGCACCTGTTTGTGAGCCAGAGCCAC AGTCCCCCACCCCTGGGCTTCCAGGTGGGCATGAAGCTGGAGGCCGTGGACCGCATGAACCCATCCCTCATCTGTGTGGCCAGTGTGACCGACGTGGTGGACAGCCGCTTCCTGGTGCACTTTGACAACTGGGATGACACTTACGACTACTG GTGTGATCCCAGCAGCCCCTACATCCACCCGGTGGGCTGGTGCCAGAAGCAAGGAAAGCCCCTCACCCCTCCACAAG ACTACCCAGACCCTGACAGCTTCTGTTGGGAGAAATATCTGGAAGAAACTGGGGCCTCTGCCGTGCCCGCCTGGGCCTTCAAGGTG CGACCCCCGCACAGCTTCCTGGTCAACATGAAACTGGAGGCCGTGGACCGCAGGAACCCAGCCCTAATTCGTGTGGCCAGCGTGGAGGATGTGGAGGACCATCGGATAAAG CTCCACTTTGACGGCTGGAGTCACGCCTATGACTTCTGGATTGATGCCGACCACCCTGACCTCCACCCCGCGGGCTGGTGCTCCAAGACAGGGCATCCCCTGCAGCCTCCCCTCC gacccagagagcccagctctgcctccccTGGGGGCTGTCCCCCTCTCAGCTGTCGAAGCCTGCCACAGACCAGGACCTCCAAGTACAGCTTTCACCACCG AAAGTGCCCCACTCCTGGTTGTGATGGCTCTGGCCACGTCACAGGCAAGTTCACAGCCCACCACTGCCTCTCGGGCTGCCCACTGGCCGAGAGGAACCAGAGCCGGCTGAAGGCAGAGCTGTCCGACACGGAGGCCTTGGCCCGTAAGAGGAACCTCTCGGGCTTCTGCCTAAGGAAGAAGCCTCGCCATCACAGCCGGTGCGGAGGGCAAGGGTGCAGGGCCTCGAGTCCTcctgggccaggccaggccctCATTCCCTGCCACGGACCTGGTCCCTCTCTCTCCAGGATCGGACGCCCTCCAAAGTATCAGAAGATCCCACAGGAAGATTTCCCGA attggCTGCAACAGCCAAGTACCACAGACGGGGTGGCTTCAACAGAAGTGTactttctcacacttctggaggctggaggtccaagcTCAAAGGATcaacag CACTGA
- the L3MBTL1 gene encoding lethal(3)malignant brain tumor-like protein 1 isoform X1: MEGHAEIEMLGTLKGPSTGEVSVHLVARDSPGSGSHLPAAAFIIPASSATLGLPSSALDVSCFPREQIHVGTPERVAGSVPVTATVLPQLSAGPAASPSTVRLLEWTEAAAPPSRSGLRFQISEYAPPNMVGAEQPPSPELRREGVAEYEDGEALAGGGDAGPQQPEDLPQDPPEDNPQDPPEEDDGTCQCQACGPQQGAGPDPGAANDGCPQLFQERSVIVENSSGQNNSCTSASELLKPMKKRKHREYQSLSEEESDPEAMEKQEEGKDPEGQPTTSTPESEEWNSSQPASGEKKEGWSWESYLEEQEAITAPVSLFQDYQAVTHNKNGFKPGMKLEGIDPQHPSMYFILTVAEVCGYRLRLHFDGYSECHDFWINASSPDIHPAGWFEKTGHKLQPPKGYKEEEFSWSHYLRSTRTQAAPKHLFVSQSHSPPPLGFQVGMKLEAVDRMNPSLICVASVTDVVDSRFLVHFDNWDDTYDYWCDPSSPYIHPVGWCQKQGKPLTPPQDYPDPDSFCWEKYLEETGASAVPAWAFKVRPPHSFLVNMKLEAVDRRNPALIRVASVEDVEDHRIKLHFDGWSHAYDFWIDADHPDLHPAGWCSKTGHPLQPPLRPREPSSASPGGCPPLSCRSLPQTRTSKYSFHHRKCPTPGCDGSGHVTGKFTAHHCLSGCPLAERNQSRLKAELSDTEALARKRNLSGFCLRKKPRHHSRCGGQGCRASSPPGPGQALIPCHGPGPSLSRIGRPPKYQKIPQEDFPTLTTDVMHQSLFMSALSAHPDRSLSACWEQHCRLLPGVAGISASTVAKWTINEVFGFVQTLTGCEDQARLFKDEMIDGEAFLLLTQADIVKIMSVKLGPALKIYNAILMFKNADDTLK, encoded by the exons ATGGAGGGGCATGCTGAAATAGAGATGCTGGGGACACTGAAGGGGCCCTCCACAGGGGAGGTCAGCGTGCACCTGGTGGCCAGAGACAGCCCAGGTTCCGGCTCTCACCTGCCCGCTGCTGCCTTTATCATTCCAG CCAGCTCGGCCACCCTTGGTCTGCCCAGCAGTGCCCTGGATGTGTCCTGCTTTCCGCGGGAGCAGATCCATGTGGGCACCCCGGAGCGAGTGGCTGGCAGCGTACCTGTCACCGCCACCGTTCTGCCACAGTTAAGCGCTGGGCCGGCGGCCAGCCCCAGCACAGTGCGGCTCCTGGAGTGGACCGAGGCCGCGGCCCCGCCTTCTAGGAGTGGCCTGCGG TTCCAGATAAGCGAATACGCACCGCCGAACATGGTAGGAGCGGAGCAGCCCCCAAGCCCCGAGCTGCGGCGGGAAGGCGTGGCCGAGTACGAAGATGGCGAGGCCCTGGCGGGAGGTGGCGATGCGGGCCCCCAACAGCCGG AAGACCTCCCCCAGGACCCTCCAGAAGATAACCCTCAGGACCCGCCAGAGGAGGATGATGGCACCTGCCAGTGCCAGGCGTGTGGGCCTCAGCAAGGCGCTGGTCCAGATCCTGGTGCCGCCAATGATGGCTGCCCCCAGCTGTTCCAGGAGCG GTCAGTCATAGTGGAGAACTCTTCAGGCCAGAACAACTCCTGCACCAGCGCTTCTGAGCTCCTCAAACCCATGAAGAAAAGGAAGCACAGGGAATATCAGAGCCTATCTGAGGAGGAGTCGGACCCGGAGGCCATG gagaagcaagaagaaggaaaggatCCAGAGGGACAACCCACCACTAGCACCCCAGAAAGTGAGGAGTGGAACAGCAGCCAGCCTG CCTCaggggagaagaaggaaggcTGGTCGTGGGAATCCTACCTTGAGGAGCAGGAGGCCATCACTGCCCCCGTCAGCCTCTTCCAGGAC TACCAGGCGGTCACCCATAACAAGAATGGCTTCAAACCGGGCATGAAGTTGGAAGGCATTGACCCTCAGCACCCAAGCATGTACTTCATCCTCACCGTGGCTGAG GTGTGTGGCTACCGCCTACGTCTGCACTTCGATGGGTATTCCGAGTGCCACGACTTCTGGATCAATGCCAGTTCCCCTGACATTCATCCCGCTGGCTGGTTTGAGAAGACAGGGCACAAGCTGCAGCCCCCCAAAG GTTACAAGGAGGAGGAGTTCAGCTGGAGCCATTACCTGCGCAGCACAAGAACCCAGGCTGCCCCCAAGCACCTGTTTGTGAGCCAGAGCCAC AGTCCCCCACCCCTGGGCTTCCAGGTGGGCATGAAGCTGGAGGCCGTGGACCGCATGAACCCATCCCTCATCTGTGTGGCCAGTGTGACCGACGTGGTGGACAGCCGCTTCCTGGTGCACTTTGACAACTGGGATGACACTTACGACTACTG GTGTGATCCCAGCAGCCCCTACATCCACCCGGTGGGCTGGTGCCAGAAGCAAGGAAAGCCCCTCACCCCTCCACAAG ACTACCCAGACCCTGACAGCTTCTGTTGGGAGAAATATCTGGAAGAAACTGGGGCCTCTGCCGTGCCCGCCTGGGCCTTCAAGGTG CGACCCCCGCACAGCTTCCTGGTCAACATGAAACTGGAGGCCGTGGACCGCAGGAACCCAGCCCTAATTCGTGTGGCCAGCGTGGAGGATGTGGAGGACCATCGGATAAAG CTCCACTTTGACGGCTGGAGTCACGCCTATGACTTCTGGATTGATGCCGACCACCCTGACCTCCACCCCGCGGGCTGGTGCTCCAAGACAGGGCATCCCCTGCAGCCTCCCCTCC gacccagagagcccagctctgcctccccTGGGGGCTGTCCCCCTCTCAGCTGTCGAAGCCTGCCACAGACCAGGACCTCCAAGTACAGCTTTCACCACCG AAAGTGCCCCACTCCTGGTTGTGATGGCTCTGGCCACGTCACAGGCAAGTTCACAGCCCACCACTGCCTCTCGGGCTGCCCACTGGCCGAGAGGAACCAGAGCCGGCTGAAGGCAGAGCTGTCCGACACGGAGGCCTTGGCCCGTAAGAGGAACCTCTCGGGCTTCTGCCTAAGGAAGAAGCCTCGCCATCACAGCCGGTGCGGAGGGCAAGGGTGCAGGGCCTCGAGTCCTcctgggccaggccaggccctCATTCCCTGCCACGGACCTGGTCCCTCTCTCTCCAGGATCGGACGCCCTCCAAAGTATCAGAAGATCCCACAGGAAGATTTCCCGA CACTGACCACTGACGTCATGCACCAGTCCCTCTTCATGTCGGCCCTGTCGGCCCACCCCGACCGGTCGCTGTCAGCGTGCTGGGAGCAGCACTGCAGGCTCCTGCCGGGAGTGGCGGGCATCTCGGCCTCGACAGTCGCCAAGTGGACCATCAATGAG GTCTTCGGCTTTGTTCAGACCCTGACAGGTTGTGAGGACCAAGCACGGCTCTTCAAAGATGAG